One Burkholderia pyrrocinia DNA segment encodes these proteins:
- a CDS encoding NADPH-dependent FMN reductase yields MTAFDQHRRPFVVGIGGTTRAASSTERALSFALRGAQAAGARTRLFDGPFLHTLPHYAPEHKTLTDPQRELIDTVRQADAIIIATPGYHGGVSGLVKNALDTLEELRADDRPYLDGRAVGLIVTAYGWQAAGTVLTSLRSIVHALRGWPTPFGATVNTLETRFESADSCSDPKVVAQLETVGAQAAEFALAFASHRAATHAASVDALAPVLKIANQ; encoded by the coding sequence TTGACTGCATTCGATCAACACCGCCGCCCGTTCGTCGTCGGCATCGGCGGTACCACCCGAGCAGCGTCGTCGACCGAACGCGCGCTGTCGTTCGCGCTGCGCGGCGCGCAAGCCGCCGGCGCACGCACGCGCCTGTTCGACGGCCCGTTCCTGCATACGCTGCCGCACTACGCGCCCGAACACAAAACGCTGACCGACCCGCAGCGCGAACTGATCGACACCGTGCGCCAGGCCGACGCGATCATCATCGCGACGCCCGGCTATCACGGCGGCGTCTCCGGTCTCGTGAAGAACGCGCTCGACACGCTCGAGGAACTGCGCGCGGACGATCGCCCCTATCTCGACGGCCGCGCGGTCGGCCTGATCGTCACCGCGTACGGCTGGCAGGCGGCCGGCACCGTGCTGACGTCGCTGCGCTCGATCGTCCATGCGCTGCGCGGCTGGCCGACGCCGTTCGGCGCGACCGTGAACACGCTCGAAACGCGTTTCGAAAGCGCCGACAGCTGCTCGGATCCGAAGGTCGTCGCGCAGCTCGAGACGGTCGGCGCGCAAGCGGCCGAGTTCGCGCTCGCGTTTGCGTCGCACCGCGCGGCCACGCATGCGGCGTCGGTCGACGCGCTCGCGCCCGTGCTGAAGATCGCCAACCAGTAA
- a CDS encoding RNA-guided endonuclease InsQ/TnpB family protein, producing the protein MDIKRAYRFRFYPTPEQAATLARTFGCARFVYNEMLRRRTDAWHQRQERMGYHETSAALTVLKRADGYAWLNEVSSVPVQQALRHLQAAFAHFFAKRAKYPTFRSKHGKQSAEYTASAFKWDGSALKLAKMAEPLAIRWSRTIPKSARVTTVTVSKDPAGRYHVSMLCDDAVSPHAGADGKIGIDLGLTHFAILSTGEKIAAPNTFHKNEAKLAKLQRRLAKKQKGSANHRKVKLKVARMYAKTADSRRDFLHKLSSRLINENQVIAIESLSVSHMQTNRKLAKSISDASWSEFTRQLEYKAQWYGRRLIGIDRWYPSSKRCSDCGHTVARMPLKVRAWDCLECGAIHDRDINAARNVLAAGLAVSAYGERVSPMSL; encoded by the coding sequence ATGGATATCAAACGCGCCTACCGATTCCGGTTCTACCCGACGCCCGAGCAGGCAGCGACGCTTGCCCGGACGTTTGGATGTGCGCGCTTTGTCTATAACGAGATGCTTCGCCGCCGCACGGATGCCTGGCATCAGCGACAGGAACGCATGGGTTATCACGAAACCTCCGCGGCGTTGACGGTGCTCAAGAGGGCTGATGGGTACGCGTGGCTGAACGAAGTCAGTTCGGTGCCGGTGCAGCAGGCGTTACGCCATTTGCAGGCTGCGTTCGCGCACTTCTTCGCGAAGCGGGCGAAGTACCCGACCTTCCGCAGCAAGCACGGCAAGCAATCTGCCGAATACACCGCCAGTGCTTTCAAGTGGGATGGTTCGGCGCTCAAGCTGGCAAAGATGGCTGAGCCACTTGCGATCCGCTGGTCGCGCACGATCCCGAAATCCGCGAGGGTGACGACGGTCACGGTGTCGAAAGACCCGGCCGGCCGATACCACGTATCGATGCTGTGCGACGATGCTGTGAGCCCGCACGCGGGCGCCGACGGAAAGATCGGCATCGACCTCGGGCTGACACATTTCGCCATCCTTTCGACCGGCGAGAAGATTGCCGCGCCGAATACGTTTCACAAGAACGAGGCCAAGCTCGCGAAGCTGCAGCGGCGGCTGGCGAAGAAGCAAAAGGGCTCGGCCAACCATCGGAAGGTGAAGCTTAAGGTCGCACGCATGTATGCCAAGACGGCGGATTCCCGCAGGGATTTCCTGCACAAACTGTCGTCCCGGTTGATCAACGAAAACCAAGTGATCGCCATTGAAAGTCTGTCCGTTAGCCATATGCAGACGAATCGAAAGCTCGCGAAGTCGATCAGCGATGCAAGCTGGTCGGAGTTCACCCGACAACTTGAGTACAAAGCGCAGTGGTATGGGCGCAGGCTGATCGGCATCGACCGCTGGTATCCGTCCAGCAAACGATGCAGTGACTGCGGGCATACCGTCGCGAGGATGCCGTTGAAGGTGCGTGCATGGGACTGCCTTGAATGCGGGGCCATCCACGACCGAGATATCAATGCTGCGCGCAATGTTTTGGCCGCCGGGCTGGCGGTGTCAGCCTATGGAGAACGCGTAAGTCCCATGTCTCTTTGA
- the kdpB gene encoding potassium-transporting ATPase subunit KdpB yields MFDPALVRPAIADSFRKLTPRTQFRNPVMFCVYVGSILTTILWGAALFGQAEAPAGFIVAIALWLWFTVLFANFAEALAEGRSKAQAASLRSAKHNVVAKKLAAPHAKAAVEVMASTDLRRGDVVLVEAGDVIPADGEVVDGVASVDESAITGESAPVIRESGGDFSSVTGGTRVLSDWIVVKVTANPGEAFLDRMIAMVEGAKRKKTPNEIALTILLVALTIMMLLATATLLPFSTFAVEAMKSGHVVTITALVALLVCLIPTTIGGLLSAIGVAGMSRMMQANVIATSGRAVEAAGDVDVLLLDKTGTITLGNRQASTFVPAPFVTEEALADAAQLSSLADETPEGRSIVVLAKQRFNLRERDMQALHAIFLSFSAQTRMSGVDLFPAGTSSGAPGREIRKGAADAIAHYVEAHGGRVTREVEAAVTDIARRGSTPLAVAERRDGVARMLGVIELKDIVKGGIKERFAELRKMGIKTVMVTGDNRLTAAAIAAEAGVDDFLAEATPETKLATIREHQAAGRLVAMTGDGTNDAPALAQADVAVAMNTGTQAAKEAGNMVDLDSNPTKLIEIVEIGKQMLMTRGSLTTFSIANDVAKYFAIIPAAFATTYPQLRVLDVMHLASPASAILSAVIFNALIIVALIPLALKGVRYRPLGAAPLLRRNLLLYGLGGVLLPFPFIKLIDMTLVAFGWA; encoded by the coding sequence ATGTTCGATCCCGCGCTCGTGCGCCCGGCGATCGCCGATTCGTTCAGGAAACTCACGCCGCGCACGCAGTTCCGCAACCCGGTGATGTTCTGCGTGTACGTCGGCAGCATCCTGACGACCATTCTGTGGGGCGCCGCGCTGTTCGGCCAGGCCGAAGCGCCCGCCGGGTTCATCGTCGCGATCGCGCTGTGGCTGTGGTTCACCGTGCTGTTCGCGAACTTCGCCGAAGCGCTCGCCGAAGGGCGCTCGAAGGCGCAGGCCGCATCGCTGCGCAGCGCGAAACACAACGTGGTCGCGAAAAAGCTCGCGGCGCCGCATGCGAAAGCCGCCGTCGAGGTGATGGCGTCGACCGACCTGCGCCGTGGCGACGTCGTGCTCGTCGAAGCCGGCGACGTGATCCCGGCCGACGGCGAGGTTGTCGACGGCGTCGCGTCCGTCGACGAATCGGCGATCACCGGCGAATCCGCGCCGGTGATCCGCGAATCGGGCGGCGACTTCTCGTCGGTGACGGGCGGCACGCGCGTGCTGTCCGACTGGATCGTCGTCAAGGTCACCGCGAACCCGGGCGAAGCGTTCCTCGACCGGATGATCGCGATGGTCGAAGGCGCGAAGCGCAAGAAGACGCCGAACGAAATCGCGCTGACGATCCTGCTGGTGGCCTTGACGATCATGATGCTGCTTGCGACCGCGACGCTGCTGCCGTTCTCGACGTTCGCGGTCGAGGCGATGAAGTCCGGCCACGTGGTGACGATCACCGCGCTCGTCGCGCTGCTCGTGTGCCTGATCCCGACGACGATCGGCGGTTTGCTGTCCGCGATCGGCGTGGCCGGGATGAGCCGGATGATGCAGGCGAACGTGATCGCAACGTCGGGCCGCGCGGTCGAAGCGGCCGGCGACGTCGACGTGCTGCTGCTCGACAAGACCGGCACGATCACGCTCGGCAACCGCCAGGCGTCGACGTTCGTGCCCGCGCCGTTCGTGACCGAGGAAGCGCTGGCCGATGCCGCGCAACTGTCGTCGCTCGCCGACGAAACGCCGGAAGGCCGCAGCATCGTCGTGCTCGCGAAGCAGCGCTTCAATCTGCGCGAGCGCGACATGCAGGCGCTGCATGCCATCTTTCTGTCGTTCAGCGCTCAGACGCGGATGAGCGGTGTCGATCTCTTCCCGGCCGGGACTTCGTCCGGGGCGCCCGGCCGCGAGATCCGCAAGGGCGCGGCCGACGCGATCGCGCATTACGTCGAGGCCCACGGCGGCCGTGTCACGCGCGAGGTCGAAGCGGCCGTGACCGACATCGCGCGCCGCGGCAGCACGCCGCTTGCGGTCGCGGAGCGACGCGACGGCGTCGCGCGCATGCTTGGCGTGATCGAGCTGAAGGACATCGTGAAGGGCGGCATCAAGGAGCGCTTCGCGGAGCTGCGCAAGATGGGCATCAAGACCGTGATGGTGACGGGCGACAACCGGCTGACGGCCGCGGCGATCGCGGCGGAAGCAGGTGTGGACGATTTCCTCGCGGAAGCGACGCCGGAAACCAAGCTCGCGACGATCCGCGAGCACCAGGCGGCCGGCCGGCTCGTCGCGATGACGGGCGACGGCACCAACGACGCGCCGGCGCTCGCGCAGGCCGACGTGGCGGTGGCGATGAACACGGGCACGCAGGCCGCGAAGGAAGCGGGCAACATGGTCGACCTCGATTCGAACCCGACGAAGCTGATCGAGATCGTCGAGATCGGCAAGCAGATGTTGATGACGCGCGGCTCGCTGACGACGTTCTCGATCGCGAACGACGTCGCGAAGTACTTCGCGATCATCCCGGCCGCATTCGCGACGACGTACCCGCAACTGCGCGTGCTCGACGTGATGCACCTCGCGTCGCCGGCGTCGGCGATCCTGTCGGCGGTGATCTTCAACGCGCTGATCATCGTCGCGCTGATCCCGCTCGCGCTGAAGGGCGTGCGCTATCGTCCTCTCGGCGCGGCGCCGCTGCTGCGCAGGAACCTGCTGCTGTACGGTCTCGGTGGCGTGCTGCTGCCGTTCCCGTTCATCAAGCTGATCGACATGACGCTCGTCGCGTTCGGATGGGCATGA
- a CDS encoding NIPSNAP family protein → MVTCFLRYIIDPYKLDQFETYGKMWIPLVEKFGGTHHGYFLPSEGASNIALAMFSFPSLAEYERYRERSKDDPACQAAFRYAEETRCIVSYERSFFRPVFE, encoded by the coding sequence ATGGTCACCTGCTTCCTTCGCTACATCATCGATCCGTACAAGCTCGACCAGTTCGAAACCTACGGCAAGATGTGGATTCCGCTCGTCGAAAAGTTCGGCGGCACGCATCACGGCTACTTCCTGCCGTCCGAAGGCGCGAGCAACATTGCGCTCGCGATGTTCTCGTTCCCGAGCCTCGCCGAATACGAGCGCTACCGCGAACGCTCGAAGGACGATCCGGCGTGCCAGGCCGCGTTTCGATACGCGGAGGAAACGCGCTGCATCGTCAGCTACGAACGGAGCTTCTTCCGGCCGGTATTCGAGTAA
- a CDS encoding ferritin-like domain-containing protein, translated as MTDTLQEEHAAADHAMRNWTFDKQGPVRIGSDAHKQMFCRMLLDTHNPYKPAVIDWPALKPAELRRLTSLPIWDIAVQTEGRASIRVATYAETVGDPLLRRALEMDGGEEARHKVVLSKLVDAYGIRLAPEPAYPAPTDPEWSWMVTGFSECIDSFFAFGLFRSAQRSGYFPSELVETFEPVIQEEGRHILFFANWYAWYWRTMPWWRRPWFFARVAAVWVQLVRDRIGIARGIDADGAARDANFPATGTADIGDALNPRELIELCLVENDRRMAGYDKRLLRPTFVPRMARFALRFLKK; from the coding sequence ATGACTGACACGCTGCAGGAAGAGCACGCAGCCGCAGATCACGCGATGCGCAACTGGACCTTCGACAAGCAAGGTCCGGTCAGGATCGGTTCCGATGCGCACAAGCAGATGTTCTGTCGCATGCTGCTCGACACACACAACCCGTACAAGCCGGCCGTGATCGACTGGCCGGCGCTCAAGCCCGCCGAACTCAGGCGGCTCACGTCGCTGCCGATCTGGGACATCGCGGTGCAAACCGAAGGCCGCGCATCGATCCGCGTAGCAACGTATGCGGAGACGGTCGGCGATCCGCTGCTGCGCCGCGCGCTCGAGATGGACGGCGGCGAGGAAGCTCGCCACAAGGTCGTACTGTCGAAGCTCGTCGACGCATACGGCATCCGGCTCGCGCCCGAGCCGGCCTACCCGGCGCCGACGGACCCCGAGTGGTCGTGGATGGTGACCGGCTTCAGCGAATGCATCGACAGCTTCTTCGCGTTCGGCCTGTTCCGCTCCGCGCAGCGCTCGGGCTATTTCCCGTCCGAACTCGTCGAAACCTTCGAGCCGGTGATCCAGGAGGAAGGCCGGCACATCCTGTTCTTCGCGAACTGGTATGCATGGTACTGGCGCACGATGCCTTGGTGGCGCCGGCCGTGGTTCTTCGCGCGCGTCGCAGCCGTGTGGGTGCAACTGGTTCGCGATCGCATCGGCATCGCGCGCGGCATCGATGCCGATGGCGCCGCGCGTGACGCGAACTTCCCGGCGACCGGCACCGCCGATATCGGCGATGCGCTGAACCCGCGCGAGCTGATCGAGCTGTGTCTCGTCGAGAACGACCGGCGGATGGCCGGGTACGACAAGCGGCTGCTGCGCCCGACGTTCGTGCCGCGGATGGCGCGGTTCGCGTTGCGGTTTCTCAAGAAGTAA
- a CDS encoding lytic transglycosylase domain-containing protein — protein MQETHPSYDRPAPRTRPALPLKRLLLLCPIALSLSVALPAQADDTPAAPATAASTPAPSLPPTLDTIVTTLRNRFHVAYADAGTIAHAVQTESDRYGLAPALLLAIIAVESGFNRRAVSVAGARGLMQVLPTAHRDLVAHVKDLSDPATNVRIGAAIFRGYLDDADGDVETALVRYNGGTKRYAQRVALRVQQFDAQLRGSNGAAADAPRTAANP, from the coding sequence ATGCAGGAAACCCATCCATCGTATGACCGGCCGGCACCGCGCACGCGCCCGGCCCTGCCGCTGAAACGGCTTCTGCTCCTTTGCCCGATCGCGCTGTCGCTGTCGGTGGCGCTGCCCGCGCAGGCCGACGACACGCCGGCTGCGCCGGCCACCGCCGCGAGCACACCCGCTCCGTCGCTCCCCCCGACCCTCGACACGATCGTCACGACGCTGCGCAACCGCTTTCACGTTGCGTATGCCGATGCGGGCACGATCGCCCATGCGGTGCAGACCGAATCGGACCGCTACGGGCTCGCACCGGCGCTGCTGCTCGCGATCATCGCGGTCGAATCGGGCTTCAATCGCCGCGCGGTCAGTGTCGCCGGCGCACGCGGGCTGATGCAGGTGCTGCCCACCGCGCATCGCGACCTCGTCGCGCATGTAAAGGACCTGTCCGATCCCGCGACCAACGTGCGGATCGGCGCAGCCATCTTCCGCGGCTACCTCGACGATGCGGACGGCGACGTCGAAACCGCGCTCGTGCGCTACAACGGCGGCACGAAGCGCTATGCGCAGCGCGTCGCGCTGCGCGTACAGCAATTCGACGCGCAATTGCGCGGTTCGAACGGCGCGGCAGCCGACGCACCGCGGACGGCCGCCAACCCCTGA
- a CDS encoding response regulator → MSEPTVVIAIVDEDRLIRHFVRVALMAEHMHVCEAATGVAGVAAVTARRPDLIVADTNLRDLGGTELIRALRACSDAPLIVLSALSAEGDKVAALDAGADDYLTKPFGAAELIARIRAHLRRQAGGGRLDAVRVRFGDVTVDLGDRQVFRGGARVHLSPIEYRLLAVLAHHAGRLLTHDRLLSEVWGAAHGKDAHHLRVVVGHLRRKLECDPRRPGYIVTEMGVGYRLTGVA, encoded by the coding sequence ATGAGCGAACCGACCGTCGTCATCGCGATCGTCGACGAAGACAGGTTGATCCGGCATTTCGTTCGTGTCGCGCTGATGGCCGAACACATGCACGTCTGCGAGGCCGCGACCGGTGTCGCGGGTGTGGCGGCCGTCACCGCGCGCCGTCCGGACCTGATCGTCGCGGACACGAACCTGCGCGATCTCGGCGGCACCGAACTGATCCGTGCGCTGCGCGCGTGTTCGGACGCGCCGCTGATCGTGCTGTCGGCGCTGAGCGCGGAAGGCGACAAGGTCGCCGCGCTCGACGCGGGCGCGGACGACTATCTGACCAAGCCCTTCGGCGCCGCCGAGCTGATCGCGCGGATTCGTGCGCATCTGCGCCGTCAGGCCGGCGGCGGGCGCCTCGATGCGGTGCGCGTGCGCTTCGGCGACGTGACCGTCGATCTCGGCGATCGCCAGGTGTTTCGCGGCGGTGCGCGCGTGCATTTGAGCCCGATCGAATACCGGTTGCTGGCCGTGCTCGCGCATCACGCGGGACGGCTGCTCACGCACGACCGTCTGCTGAGCGAGGTGTGGGGCGCGGCGCACGGCAAGGATGCGCATCACCTGCGGGTGGTTGTCGGCCACTTGCGGCGCAAGCTGGAGTGCGATCCGCGGCGGCCCGGGTACATCGTGACGGAGATGGGTGTCGGTTACCGGCTCACCGGCGTCGCGTAG
- a CDS encoding GNAT family N-acetyltransferase, translated as MSIPWNAIAERTPAAPPSVCADRVVVRRFDPAVDSYAQLTPMLHRAFARLGAMGLNCTCVDQDEDVTRRRAEAGECYVAVCGGRVIGTATLYGTDPSSACSLYRREGVASVRQVAVDPDCQSRGIGALLLSFAEQWAALRGYTLLALDTPHPASHLLAFYGAQGFEVVDVMRFAGKRYDSAILCKRPVAHVVRRVSPASRLVARVVAVRRVAYALPSRVAAVARRDLRVRRGAGWAARRAAGAASCRSSPWRPRQHGRHTFG; from the coding sequence ATGTCGATACCCTGGAACGCGATCGCCGAACGTACCCCCGCTGCGCCGCCTTCTGTGTGCGCCGACCGGGTGGTCGTACGGCGTTTCGATCCGGCAGTCGACAGCTATGCGCAACTCACGCCGATGCTGCATCGCGCGTTCGCGCGGCTCGGCGCGATGGGGCTCAACTGCACGTGCGTCGATCAGGACGAAGACGTCACGCGTCGCCGTGCGGAAGCGGGCGAGTGCTACGTCGCCGTGTGCGGCGGGCGCGTGATCGGCACGGCCACGCTGTATGGGACCGATCCGTCTTCGGCCTGCTCGCTGTACCGGCGGGAAGGCGTCGCGAGCGTGCGCCAGGTGGCCGTGGATCCCGATTGCCAGAGCCGCGGGATCGGCGCATTGCTGCTGTCGTTCGCCGAGCAGTGGGCCGCGTTGCGCGGCTATACGCTGCTCGCGCTGGATACGCCGCATCCCGCTTCGCACCTGCTGGCGTTCTACGGCGCGCAGGGATTCGAGGTCGTCGACGTGATGCGCTTCGCCGGCAAGCGCTACGACAGCGCGATCCTCTGCAAGCGGCCCGTCGCGCACGTCGTGCGCCGCGTGTCGCCGGCGTCGCGGCTGGTTGCGCGCGTGGTGGCCGTGCGGCGCGTTGCGTATGCGTTGCCGTCGCGCGTTGCCGCGGTGGCCCGGCGCGACCTGCGCGTGCGCCGTGGCGCGGGATGGGCGGCGCGACGCGCGGCCGGCGCCGCGAGCTGCCGCTCGTCGCCGTGGCGGCCGCGCCAGCATGGACGCCACACATTCGGCTGA
- a CDS encoding DUF3999 domain-containing protein, translating to MKRLAALLGLSLLASFAAADGTPGAGRVAQRFSLDLDGSAAYYQLTVPQPVYAASRRDDLGDVRIFNGAGEPVPYSLDAPVSAAPAVPPSRMPVHWFPLPTARTDNGTAPLGVTVGPDGSLRAAVATPSPARRGADLVDLSRADGDIDALLVHVGDDSYQGRVAVDASDDLRNWRSLGSTQLLKVGRGDDMLVQERIALEGAAPRYLRLDWLDGAPAIASIDVETHPRDARGTDTASVPRQWRDAARVRAGGTPGEYLFDTDGAYPVDRVRIDLPQPNTVARATLQSRADAQAPWRDVAGAVLFRLQGKAGEQRNPPLEFAANTDRAWRIVVDMRNGGFGAGQPAVAIGWHPAALTFVARGTPPFTLGVGDASLVSSAVSREALLIGMAPEVRPARVGAALPVSAVAPVPAADTDAKRRYVLWGALVVAVSMLGTIAWRLAKGGGESRNRDE from the coding sequence ATGAAACGACTCGCAGCCCTGCTCGGACTGAGCCTGCTCGCGTCGTTCGCGGCGGCCGACGGCACGCCGGGCGCCGGGCGCGTCGCGCAGCGCTTCTCGCTCGACCTCGACGGCAGCGCCGCGTATTACCAGCTCACCGTGCCGCAGCCCGTGTATGCGGCCAGCCGGCGCGACGATCTCGGCGACGTGCGCATCTTCAACGGTGCGGGCGAGCCGGTTCCGTATTCGCTCGACGCGCCCGTCTCGGCCGCGCCCGCCGTGCCGCCGTCGCGCATGCCGGTGCACTGGTTCCCGCTGCCGACCGCCCGCACCGATAACGGCACCGCGCCGCTCGGCGTGACGGTCGGCCCGGACGGCTCGCTGCGCGCGGCCGTCGCCACGCCATCGCCGGCAAGGCGTGGCGCGGATCTCGTCGACCTGTCGCGTGCGGACGGCGACATCGACGCGCTGCTCGTGCACGTGGGCGACGACAGCTACCAGGGACGTGTCGCCGTCGATGCCAGCGACGACTTGCGCAACTGGCGGTCGCTCGGCAGCACGCAGTTGCTGAAGGTCGGCCGCGGCGACGACATGCTGGTGCAGGAACGCATCGCGCTCGAAGGCGCGGCGCCGCGCTACCTGCGGCTGGACTGGCTCGACGGCGCGCCCGCGATCGCGTCCATCGACGTCGAAACGCATCCGCGCGACGCGCGCGGGACGGACACCGCGTCCGTGCCCCGCCAATGGCGCGACGCCGCGCGCGTGCGGGCCGGCGGCACGCCCGGCGAATATCTGTTCGACACCGACGGCGCGTATCCGGTCGACCGCGTACGCATCGACCTGCCGCAGCCGAACACCGTCGCGCGTGCGACGCTGCAAAGCCGCGCCGACGCGCAGGCACCGTGGCGCGACGTCGCGGGCGCCGTGCTGTTCCGGCTGCAGGGCAAGGCCGGCGAGCAGCGCAATCCGCCGCTCGAGTTCGCCGCGAATACGGATCGCGCGTGGCGGATCGTCGTCGACATGCGCAACGGCGGATTCGGCGCCGGCCAGCCGGCGGTCGCGATCGGCTGGCATCCGGCCGCGCTGACCTTCGTCGCGCGCGGCACGCCGCCGTTTACGCTCGGCGTCGGCGACGCGTCGCTCGTATCGTCGGCAGTGAGCCGCGAAGCGCTGCTGATCGGCATGGCGCCTGAAGTGCGGCCCGCGCGCGTCGGCGCGGCGCTGCCGGTTTCGGCGGTCGCGCCGGTGCCGGCCGCCGATACGGACGCGAAGCGCCGCTATGTGCTGTGGGGCGCGCTGGTCGTCGCGGTCAGCATGCTCGGCACGATCGCCTGGCGTCTCGCGAAAGGCGGCGGCGAGTCGCGCAACCGCGACGAGTGA